One Bradyrhizobium sp. CCGB12 genomic window carries:
- a CDS encoding polysaccharide deacetylase family protein — protein MTLGALLAGLVGATSLEAAECPRKDALGTARVLAVDAKTTPRVGLKSFPQTLPLADREVVLTFDDGPNPPTTSKVLAALAQECVRATFFLVGQSASRHPDMVKRIAREGHTIGHHTFSHPYMARIPFEKAKSDIERGIAADEKALNGVSTTTPSTPFFRFPYFESTPAQLDLLQDRGIVVFGADLWANDWEGITPEQELKLVTERLAASGKGIILFHDAQARTAAMLPAFLRYLKQNGYRVVHVVPGGATHKSADAH, from the coding sequence ATGACCCTGGGCGCGCTGCTGGCGGGCCTCGTTGGCGCCACATCGCTTGAAGCCGCCGAGTGCCCGCGCAAGGACGCGCTCGGCACCGCGCGCGTGCTGGCCGTCGATGCCAAGACGACCCCGCGCGTGGGCCTGAAGAGTTTCCCTCAGACGCTGCCGCTCGCCGATCGCGAGGTCGTGCTGACCTTCGACGACGGGCCGAACCCGCCGACGACGTCGAAGGTGCTGGCGGCGCTGGCGCAGGAATGCGTGCGCGCGACCTTCTTCCTGGTCGGCCAGTCCGCCTCCCGGCATCCTGACATGGTCAAGCGCATCGCCCGCGAGGGCCACACCATCGGCCACCACACCTTCTCGCACCCGTACATGGCGCGGATTCCGTTCGAGAAGGCTAAGAGCGACATCGAGCGCGGCATCGCGGCCGACGAGAAGGCGCTGAATGGCGTGTCAACGACGACGCCTTCAACGCCGTTCTTCCGCTTCCCCTATTTCGAGTCGACGCCCGCGCAGCTCGACCTGCTCCAGGACCGCGGTATCGTCGTGTTCGGGGCCGACCTGTGGGCCAACGACTGGGAAGGGATCACGCCGGAGCAGGAATTGAAGCTCGTCACCGAGCGCCTGGCCGCGAGCGGCAAGGGTATCATCCTCTTCCACGACGCCCAGGCGCGCACGGCGGCGATGCTGCCGGCCTTTCTGCGGTATCTGAAGCAGAACGGCTATCGGGTGGTTCACGTCGTGCCGGGGGGTGCGACGCATAAGAGTGCCGACGCGCATTGA
- the mgtE gene encoding magnesium transporter, with protein MDEHMDGAPPAADSVLDHVPMRNEDGEIRHEFVEEIAHAIEAGDSAQLRAIVAELHEADLGDLIGALEPDDRVRLVELTGRDFDFSALNEVDEAVREEILEELPPETVAEGVRELESDDAVELLETLDAEEQEEILEKLPLRERVALERSLLYPENSAGRRMQTEFIAVPQDFTVGQAIDYMRETPDLPDRFYEIYVVDKDQHWQGAVPLDVLLRARRPVPLTELTDEDRRRVSVLEDQEEVARMFGKYNLVAAPVLDTQDRLVGVITVDDVVDVIEEEADEDLKALGGVTSDEELSDTFLTIARGRFNWLLVNLATAFLASSVLGLFEGQLEKMVALAVLAPIVASQGGNAATQTMTVAVRALATRELGSFNAWRVVMRETLVGLVNGLAFAVITGIAAVAWFKIPGLGIVIGLAMVCNLIAGALGGILIPMALDRVRADPAVASGTFVTTVTDVVGFFSFLGIATLWFGLR; from the coding sequence ATGGATGAACATATGGACGGTGCCCCTCCCGCCGCGGATTCGGTACTCGACCACGTGCCGATGCGCAACGAGGACGGCGAAATTCGTCACGAATTCGTCGAGGAAATCGCCCATGCGATCGAGGCTGGGGACTCGGCGCAGCTGCGCGCGATCGTGGCCGAACTGCACGAGGCCGATCTCGGCGACCTGATCGGCGCATTGGAGCCTGACGACCGTGTCCGCCTGGTCGAGCTGACCGGGCGCGATTTCGACTTCTCCGCACTGAACGAGGTCGACGAGGCCGTGCGCGAGGAGATCCTCGAGGAGCTGCCGCCGGAGACGGTCGCAGAAGGTGTCCGCGAGCTCGAATCCGACGATGCGGTCGAGCTGCTGGAAACCCTCGACGCCGAGGAACAGGAGGAAATCCTCGAGAAGCTGCCGCTGCGCGAGCGCGTCGCGCTCGAGCGCAGCCTGCTATATCCGGAGAATTCCGCCGGCCGCCGGATGCAGACCGAGTTCATCGCAGTGCCCCAGGATTTCACCGTGGGCCAGGCGATCGATTACATGCGCGAGACGCCGGATCTGCCCGACCGCTTCTACGAGATCTACGTCGTCGACAAGGATCAGCACTGGCAGGGTGCCGTGCCGCTCGACGTGCTTCTGCGCGCCCGCCGCCCGGTGCCGCTCACCGAGCTCACCGACGAGGATCGTCGCCGTGTCTCCGTCCTGGAGGACCAGGAGGAGGTGGCGCGCATGTTCGGCAAGTACAATCTCGTGGCCGCGCCCGTGCTCGACACCCAGGACCGCCTGGTCGGCGTCATCACCGTCGACGACGTCGTCGACGTCATCGAGGAGGAGGCGGACGAGGACCTCAAGGCGCTCGGCGGCGTCACCAGCGACGAAGAGCTGTCGGACACGTTTCTGACCATCGCGCGCGGCCGCTTCAATTGGCTGCTGGTCAATCTCGCCACCGCGTTCCTCGCGTCCTCCGTGCTCGGCCTGTTCGAGGGGCAGCTCGAGAAGATGGTCGCGCTCGCCGTGCTGGCGCCGATCGTCGCGAGCCAGGGCGGCAATGCCGCCACCCAGACCATGACGGTTGCGGTGCGGGCGCTCGCGACCCGCGAGCTCGGCTCCTTCAACGCCTGGCGCGTGGTGATGCGCGAGACCCTGGTCGGCCTCGTCAACGGTCTCGCCTTTGCGGTCATCACGGGCATCGCCGCCGTGGCCTGGTTCAAGATCCCCGGCCTCGGCATCGTCATCGGGCTTGCGATGGTCTGCAACCTCATCGCCGGCGCGCTCGGCGGCATCCTGATCCCGATGGCGCTCGACCGTGTCAGGGCAGACCCGGCGGTGGCTTCCGGCACGTTTGTCACGACCGTGACCGACGTCGTCGGCTTCTTCTCCTTCCTCGGCATTGCGACGCTCTGGTTCGGGTTGAGGTAG
- a CDS encoding DNA-binding transcriptional regulator encodes MGMRLRLKADGRIVELRDGREFPVQPAATAAPGEAGPFAVRDLRRRACLTQMEFAAKLGVPVETIRNWEQGKRAPRGPARALLAVIAHAPETVFQALAKV; translated from the coding sequence ATGGGCATGCGGTTGCGGCTGAAGGCGGACGGACGGATCGTCGAATTGCGGGACGGACGGGAATTTCCGGTCCAGCCTGCGGCCACTGCCGCGCCAGGCGAGGCTGGCCCGTTCGCGGTGCGCGATCTGCGCCGCCGCGCCTGCCTGACCCAGATGGAGTTCGCCGCAAAGCTCGGCGTCCCCGTCGAGACCATCCGCAACTGGGAGCAGGGCAAGCGTGCCCCGCGGGGACCGGCTCGCGCGTTGCTCGCCGTGATCGCGCATGCGCCGGAGACCGTATTCCAGGCGCTCGCCAAGGTCTGA
- a CDS encoding aldo/keto reductase has product MLFVEANGARIPAIGLGTWELDGRLCARVVEQALRLGYRHIDTAQVYDNEREVGDGVRASGVRRDDIFLTTKVWTNHFAPHDLERSVKESLARLRLPSVDLLLLHWPNSHVPLAETLGALSHAKTMGLTRHIGVSNFTVALIEQAVALSPEPLACNQVEYHPYLGQAKVRAACDQHGLALVAYSPVAKGRIKTDQTLAEIGRAHRKTPAQVCLRWLVQQNVAAIPRTSRIERLSENIEIFDFELSEDEMGRIAALANPRGRLTDFGFAPKWD; this is encoded by the coding sequence ATGCTGTTCGTCGAGGCCAACGGTGCCAGGATCCCGGCGATCGGGCTCGGGACCTGGGAATTGGACGGCCGGCTTTGCGCCCGCGTGGTCGAGCAGGCGCTGCGGCTCGGCTATCGCCACATCGACACCGCGCAGGTCTATGACAACGAGCGCGAAGTCGGCGACGGCGTGCGTGCTTCGGGCGTGCGCCGCGACGACATCTTCCTCACGACGAAAGTCTGGACCAACCATTTCGCGCCCCACGATCTCGAGCGCTCGGTCAAGGAGAGCCTCGCCCGCCTGCGGCTTCCCTCCGTCGACCTGCTGCTGTTGCACTGGCCCAATTCGCACGTGCCGCTGGCGGAGACACTTGGAGCGCTCTCGCACGCCAAGACCATGGGCCTGACCCGCCACATCGGCGTCTCCAATTTCACCGTGGCGCTGATCGAGCAGGCGGTTGCACTGTCGCCCGAGCCGCTCGCCTGCAACCAGGTCGAATATCATCCTTATCTGGGCCAGGCCAAGGTGAGGGCGGCCTGCGACCAGCACGGGCTTGCCCTCGTCGCCTACAGTCCTGTCGCCAAGGGGCGCATCAAGACCGACCAGACGCTCGCAGAGATCGGCCGCGCCCATCGCAAGACGCCGGCCCAGGTGTGCCTGCGCTGGCTTGTGCAGCAGAATGTCGCTGCGATCCCGCGCACCTCCCGCATCGAGCGCCTGTCGGAAAACATCGAGATCTTCGATTTCGAACTGTCGGAGGACGAGATGGGCCGGATTGCCGCGCTCGCCAATCCCAGAGGACGCCTGACCGACTTCGGCTTCGCGCCGAAATGGGATTGA
- a CDS encoding DUF599 domain-containing protein, protein MSRHWVDITAVGFFIIEWLVYALTLEHSAYGRDSLSARMNRYREVWVRRMLDRDTRMVDMQIMASLQNGTAFFASTSLFALGGALALLHATNDAIMILSKLPIDLSTSPAMWELKCVGLVLICVYAFFKFAWAYRLFNYVAILFGGMPPADKRDTPEAEAHVIRTSRLFESAGRHFNRGQRAFFFALGYLGWFVSPWLLFVTTAAVVVVTWRRQFASSAWAAMAPELMDGEEMRKRGH, encoded by the coding sequence ATGAGCAGGCACTGGGTCGACATCACCGCCGTCGGCTTCTTCATCATCGAATGGCTGGTCTACGCGCTGACGCTTGAGCATTCGGCCTATGGCCGCGACAGCCTGTCGGCGCGGATGAACCGCTATCGGGAAGTCTGGGTGCGCCGGATGCTCGACCGGGACACCCGCATGGTCGACATGCAGATCATGGCCTCGCTCCAGAACGGTACCGCCTTCTTCGCTTCCACCAGCCTGTTCGCGCTCGGCGGCGCACTGGCGCTGCTGCACGCCACCAACGACGCCATCATGATCCTCAGCAAGCTGCCGATCGACCTCAGCACGTCGCCGGCAATGTGGGAGCTGAAATGTGTCGGCCTCGTGCTGATCTGCGTCTACGCCTTCTTCAAGTTCGCCTGGGCCTATCGCCTGTTCAACTATGTCGCGATCCTGTTCGGCGGCATGCCGCCTGCTGACAAGCGCGACACGCCGGAGGCCGAAGCCCATGTCATCCGCACCTCGCGCCTGTTCGAATCCGCCGGCCGCCACTTCAACCGCGGCCAGCGCGCCTTCTTCTTCGCGCTCGGCTATCTCGGCTGGTTCGTCAGCCCGTGGCTGCTGTTCGTGACCACGGCGGCGGTGGTGGTCGTGACATGGCGACGGCAGTTCGCGTCCAGTGCTTGGGCGGCGATGGCGCCGGAGCTGATGGATGGCGAGGAGATGCGGAAGCGCGGTCATTGA
- a CDS encoding glutathione S-transferase family protein: MAALKLAIGNKNYSSWSMRPWLALRANDIPFVETLIPLYTDNPADKEQILSFSRAGKVPVLVDGDVTVWDSLSIIEYIAERYPEKKLWPDDVAARAHARSVCAEMHSGFMALRNECGMNLHRPVRPVALSADAKANIARVQEIWRECRARYGTNGPFLFGRFSAADAMYAPVVHRFRTYAIEVTPETKAYMETMLALPAFQEWTRDGLAETLRIEKFEDA; encoded by the coding sequence ATGGCTGCACTGAAACTCGCGATCGGCAACAAGAACTACTCGTCATGGTCGATGCGGCCCTGGCTCGCACTGCGCGCCAACGACATCCCGTTCGTGGAGACCCTCATCCCGCTCTACACCGACAATCCCGCCGACAAGGAGCAGATCCTGTCCTTCAGCCGCGCCGGCAAGGTGCCGGTGCTGGTCGACGGTGACGTCACCGTGTGGGATTCGCTCAGCATCATCGAGTACATCGCCGAGCGCTATCCCGAGAAGAAGCTGTGGCCCGATGACGTCGCCGCGCGCGCCCATGCCCGTTCGGTGTGCGCCGAGATGCATTCCGGCTTCATGGCCTTGCGCAACGAATGCGGCATGAACCTGCACCGCCCGGTGCGTCCCGTGGCGCTATCGGCGGACGCCAAGGCCAATATCGCGCGCGTGCAGGAGATCTGGCGCGAGTGCCGGGCCCGGTATGGTACCAATGGACCGTTCCTGTTCGGCCGCTTCAGTGCGGCGGATGCGATGTACGCCCCGGTCGTGCACCGCTTCCGCACCTACGCGATCGAGGTCACGCCCGAGACCAAGGCCTACATGGAGACGATGCTGGCGCTGCCGGCGTTCCAGGAATGGACCCGGGACGGGCTCGCCGAAACGCTTCGCATCGAGAAGTTCGAGGACGCCTGA
- a CDS encoding DUF1489 family protein translates to MPLHLIKLAVGCDSVKELKEWIAERMQTAKKKGLPQHHIHITRMVPKRDAEILAGGSLYWVIKGEIAAREKIIGIEPFRDKDGIGRCRIVMQPKVISVSPRPMRPFQGWRYLTEDSVPADLGKSAAGSIAAMPEPMRRELRDLGLL, encoded by the coding sequence ATGCCGCTACATCTGATCAAGCTCGCCGTCGGCTGCGACTCCGTCAAGGAATTGAAGGAGTGGATCGCCGAACGGATGCAGACCGCCAAGAAGAAGGGTCTGCCGCAACATCACATCCACATCACCCGCATGGTGCCCAAGCGCGACGCCGAGATCCTGGCGGGCGGCTCGCTCTATTGGGTGATCAAAGGCGAGATCGCCGCGCGGGAGAAGATCATCGGCATCGAGCCGTTCCGCGACAAGGACGGCATCGGGCGCTGCCGGATCGTGATGCAGCCGAAGGTGATCTCGGTATCGCCGCGGCCGATGCGCCCGTTCCAGGGCTGGCGCTATCTCACCGAGGATTCGGTGCCGGCCGATCTCGGCAAGTCCGCCGCCGGCTCGATCGCGGCGATGCCGGAGCCGATGCGGCGCGAGCTGCGCGATCTGGGGCTGCTCTAA
- the panC gene encoding pantoate--beta-alanine ligase, whose translation MSSSPLIARTVPALRRAVDNLRKRKATIALVPTMGALHDGHVSLVRLAKRRASRVVVSIFVNPTQFAPTEDFGAYPRTWKADIAKLAAEDVDVVWHPGVAAMYPEGFATRIVPEGPALAGLEDRFRPHFFGGVATVVGKLLTQCRPDVAIFGEKDFQQLRVVTQMAGDLDLGVKVIGSRTVRERDGLAMSSRNVYLSAEERQTATILYRAMKESARRIKAGNAIAAAMAGGAEMIQAAGFVLDYFEARHAATLAPVTSRKDGPLRILVAAKLGSTRLIDNIAV comes from the coding sequence ATGTCATCAAGCCCCTTGATCGCCCGCACGGTCCCCGCCCTGCGGCGCGCCGTCGACAATCTCCGCAAGCGCAAGGCCACGATCGCGCTGGTCCCGACCATGGGAGCACTCCATGACGGGCATGTGTCGCTGGTTCGCCTCGCCAAGCGGCGCGCGAGCCGCGTCGTGGTTTCGATCTTCGTCAACCCGACCCAGTTCGCCCCGACGGAGGACTTTGGCGCTTATCCGCGAACCTGGAAGGCCGACATCGCCAAGCTCGCGGCCGAGGACGTCGACGTGGTCTGGCACCCCGGCGTCGCGGCCATGTACCCGGAGGGTTTTGCCACCCGCATCGTGCCGGAGGGGCCGGCGCTCGCCGGCCTCGAGGACCGCTTCCGGCCGCATTTCTTCGGCGGCGTTGCCACCGTCGTCGGCAAGCTGCTCACGCAATGCCGGCCGGATGTCGCGATCTTCGGCGAGAAGGATTTTCAGCAGTTGCGGGTGGTGACGCAGATGGCGGGCGATCTCGACCTTGGCGTCAAGGTGATCGGCTCCCGCACCGTGCGCGAGCGCGATGGGCTCGCGATGTCCTCGCGCAACGTCTACCTCTCAGCGGAGGAGCGGCAGACCGCGACCATCCTCTACCGCGCCATGAAGGAGAGCGCGCGGCGGATCAAGGCCGGCAATGCCATCGCAGCGGCGATGGCGGGCGGCGCCGAGATGATCCAGGCAGCCGGCTTCGTGCTCGACTATTTCGAGGCACGCCATGCGGCGACGCTGGCGCCGGTCACTTCGCGCAAAGACGGCCCCTTGCGGATCCTGGTCGCGGCCAAGCTCGGCAGCACCCGGCTGATCGACAATATCGCGGTTTAG
- a CDS encoding division plane positioning ATPase MipZ, whose amino-acid sequence MLVQASQGQSGSAHVVVLGNEKGGSGKSTTALHIAVALLKAGQRVATIDLDCRQQSFTRYIGNRSAWARRTKLDLELPVHRCIKLGETMQIAENENSEFQQFMEAVSAVESSFDFIVIDTPGTDSYLMRLAHSMADTLVTPINDSFLDFDVLGTVDPANYAVTGESHYAEMVRDVRRKRRQLDGATTDWIVVRNRLSMLGSRNKQLVAEGLKDLSLRLGFRYVDGFAERVVYREFFPRGLTALDEIDEATLGMRPNLGHLTAREEVTSLLRQLKLPLDERGRRRAANRAEWFSQVDKPLEVHDILGA is encoded by the coding sequence ATGCTTGTGCAGGCTAGCCAAGGCCAATCCGGCTCGGCGCACGTGGTCGTGCTCGGCAACGAGAAGGGCGGCTCCGGAAAATCGACCACCGCCCTGCACATCGCGGTTGCGCTGTTGAAGGCCGGCCAGCGCGTCGCCACCATCGACCTCGACTGCCGGCAACAGAGCTTCACCCGCTATATCGGCAACCGTTCCGCGTGGGCGCGCCGCACCAAGCTCGACCTCGAATTGCCGGTGCATCGCTGCATCAAGCTCGGCGAGACCATGCAGATCGCCGAGAACGAGAACTCCGAGTTCCAGCAATTCATGGAGGCGGTCTCGGCGGTCGAGAGCAGCTTCGACTTCATCGTCATCGATACGCCCGGCACCGACAGCTACCTGATGCGGCTCGCGCATTCGATGGCCGACACGCTGGTGACGCCGATCAACGACAGCTTCCTCGACTTTGACGTGCTCGGCACCGTCGATCCCGCCAATTACGCGGTCACGGGGGAGAGCCATTACGCCGAGATGGTGCGCGACGTCAGGCGTAAGCGCCGCCAGCTCGACGGCGCGACCACCGACTGGATCGTCGTGCGCAACCGCCTGTCGATGCTCGGTTCGCGCAACAAGCAACTCGTCGCCGAGGGTCTGAAGGATTTGTCGCTGCGGCTTGGCTTCCGCTACGTCGACGGCTTCGCCGAACGCGTCGTCTATCGCGAGTTCTTCCCGCGCGGCCTGACCGCCCTCGACGAGATCGACGAGGCCACGCTCGGCATGCGGCCCAATCTCGGCCATCTCACTGCGCGGGAGGAGGTGACGAGCCTGCTGCGCCAGCTCAAGCTGCCGCTGGACGAGCGCGGCCGCCGCCGCGCCGCCAACCGTGCCGAGTGGTTCAGTCAGGTCGACAAGCCCCTCGAGGTCCACGACATCCTCGGCGCCTGA
- a CDS encoding alpha/beta fold hydrolase, translated as MKRGIAVLVSVSALCGIAYFTASKWAIKHETITFYDASRDNRPVPVDIAVRRDKEMQASAGMITLPVAVINHGNTVKNTEYGFLANIFAARGYLVVSPQHDLPTDPPMVTKPGELYVGRLPQILRGVANIHLAMQEMKKVQPNADYDKVTMVGHSMGGDITMYFAKQYPDEVKKVVTLDNLRVPFVTAGKFKILSFRSTDPQFKADAGVIPTDEECEKAGIEVVKTEFQHNDMRDTGPDAAKNSIQSMLDKFLSVTDSEVRPVDTQSSSPNILEPGPVALVAPAKS; from the coding sequence ATGAAGCGTGGAATTGCCGTTCTGGTTTCGGTCAGTGCCCTCTGCGGCATCGCCTATTTCACGGCGAGCAAGTGGGCGATCAAGCACGAGACCATCACCTTCTACGACGCTTCGCGCGACAATCGTCCGGTACCCGTCGACATCGCGGTGCGTCGCGACAAGGAAATGCAGGCCAGCGCCGGCATGATCACGCTGCCGGTCGCCGTGATCAATCACGGCAACACCGTCAAGAACACCGAGTACGGCTTCCTCGCCAATATCTTCGCTGCGCGCGGCTACTTGGTCGTGAGCCCGCAGCATGATTTGCCGACCGATCCCCCGATGGTGACCAAGCCGGGCGAGCTCTATGTCGGCCGCCTGCCGCAGATCCTGCGCGGCGTTGCCAACATTCATCTCGCCATGCAGGAGATGAAGAAGGTCCAGCCGAACGCCGACTACGACAAGGTGACCATGGTCGGCCACTCCATGGGCGGCGACATCACGATGTATTTCGCCAAGCAGTATCCGGATGAGGTCAAGAAGGTCGTCACGCTCGACAACCTGCGTGTCCCCTTCGTCACCGCCGGCAAGTTCAAGATCCTGTCGTTCCGCTCCACCGATCCGCAGTTCAAGGCCGACGCCGGGGTGATCCCCACGGACGAGGAGTGCGAGAAGGCGGGCATTGAGGTCGTGAAGACCGAATTCCAGCATAACGACATGCGCGACACCGGTCCGGATGCGGCCAAGAATTCGATCCAGAGCATGCTCGATAAATTCCTGAGCGTGACTGACAGCGAGGTGAGGCCGGTCGATACGCAATCGTCGTCGCCCAACATTCTCGAGCCCGGTCCGGTCGCACTGGTGGCGCCTGCCAAGAGCTGA
- a CDS encoding VWA domain-containing protein codes for MSAEPIKPRGDAVSTRAGAAVPQAGTSTSEDIAAFVAKARALSPHGPGAKGRLIFALDATMSRQPTWDMACALQADMFRETAALGSLDIRLVYYRGLNECRATAWISDSARLAMLMSKIDCRGGDTQIGKVLSEARREAVASGVRAVVFVGDSMEEKVDELCAKAGELGMLKVPVFMFQEGHDVVAEQAFREIARLTGGAWCRFDPGAAAQLRELLRAAAAYAAGGRDALLQLAKTASGAAKLIGQMK; via the coding sequence ATGTCGGCCGAACCCATCAAACCGCGCGGCGATGCCGTCTCGACGAGGGCCGGCGCTGCAGTGCCGCAGGCGGGTACGTCGACCTCGGAGGACATTGCCGCCTTCGTCGCCAAGGCCCGAGCGCTGTCGCCGCATGGGCCCGGCGCGAAGGGGCGTCTGATCTTCGCACTGGATGCGACGATGAGCCGGCAGCCGACCTGGGACATGGCCTGTGCGCTCCAGGCCGACATGTTTCGCGAGACCGCGGCGCTCGGCAGTCTCGACATCCGGCTCGTCTATTATCGCGGCCTCAATGAGTGCCGCGCGACGGCTTGGATCTCCGACAGCGCCAGGCTTGCGATGCTGATGAGCAAGATCGATTGCCGCGGCGGCGACACCCAGATCGGCAAGGTGCTGAGCGAGGCCCGGCGCGAGGCGGTCGCATCCGGCGTGCGCGCCGTGGTCTTCGTCGGCGACTCCATGGAGGAGAAGGTCGACGAGCTCTGCGCCAAGGCCGGCGAGCTCGGCATGCTCAAGGTGCCCGTGTTCATGTTTCAGGAGGGCCATGATGTCGTGGCCGAGCAGGCCTTCCGCGAGATCGCACGCCTGACCGGTGGTGCCTGGTGCCGGTTCGATCCCGGTGCGGCGGCGCAGTTGCGCGAGCTGTTGCGGGCAGCTGCGGCTTACGCCGCCGGCGGCCGCGATGCGCTGCTGCAATTGGCGAAGACCGCGAGCGGCGCAGCCAAGCTGATCGGCCAGATGAAGTAG
- a CDS encoding DnaJ domain-containing protein, which yields MTLIAGAVAVITLYLLLQMFRSANPAALARAIKFGGGVVALAAAAFTGLRGELVVAIPLGIFGAGLLGWTPLANAGFGNIGGLFGGGATRPSGQASRVRSQFLDMRLDHDTGQLTGQIIAGPHAGRDLGEFDLAGLLAMVPAFDAESVALLESYLDRRFPAWRQNAQGDAAGRQRRTAASGKMTTEEAYQILGLQPGAGRDDISRAHKSLMKKLHPDQGGSTYLAARVNEAKDTLLRTHNG from the coding sequence ATGACCCTGATTGCCGGCGCTGTCGCTGTTATCACGCTTTACCTGCTGCTCCAGATGTTCCGCTCCGCCAATCCGGCGGCGCTGGCGCGCGCCATCAAGTTCGGCGGCGGCGTGGTAGCGCTGGCGGCAGCGGCGTTCACAGGTTTGCGGGGCGAGTTGGTGGTCGCGATTCCGCTCGGGATCTTCGGCGCCGGGCTGCTCGGCTGGACACCCCTGGCTAACGCCGGCTTCGGCAATATCGGAGGGCTGTTCGGCGGCGGTGCGACGCGCCCGTCCGGACAGGCCTCGCGGGTGCGCTCGCAGTTTCTGGACATGCGGCTTGACCACGACACTGGCCAGCTGACGGGCCAGATCATTGCCGGACCTCACGCCGGGCGCGATCTCGGCGAGTTCGATCTCGCCGGCCTGCTGGCGATGGTGCCGGCATTCGATGCCGAGAGCGTGGCCCTACTTGAAAGCTATTTGGACCGCCGGTTTCCCGCTTGGCGTCAGAACGCGCAGGGCGATGCGGCAGGGCGGCAGCGCCGCACGGCGGCGAGCGGCAAAATGACGACGGAGGAGGCCTATCAGATCCTTGGCTTGCAGCCGGGCGCGGGGCGCGACGACATCAGCCGGGCCCACAAATCCCTGATGAAGAAACTCCATCCCGACCAGGGGGGCTCGACGTATCTCGCTGCCCGTGTAAACGAGGCCAAGGATACTCTGCTTCGCACGCATAACGGCTAA